A single genomic interval of uncultured Desulfobacter sp. harbors:
- a CDS encoding rubredoxin: MADPKDMYQCQVHNCGYVYDPDKGEPKTNTPPGTAFKDLPDDWKCPFCQASKKTFRPLAGPGSTLAEGK, encoded by the coding sequence ATGGCTGATCCAAAAGATATGTATCAATGTCAAGTACACAATTGCGGATATGTTTATGACCCTGACAAAGGCGAACCAAAGACCAATACCCCTCCGGGGACAGCGTTTAAAGATCTTCCGGATGATTGGAAATGTCCGTTCTGCCAAGCATCAAAAAAAACTTTTAGACCTTTAGCAGGACCAGGGTCAACTTTAGCTGAAGGCAAATAA
- a CDS encoding ABC transporter ATP-binding protein, with product MADKKHALISLTRVTKVYGSNEARIFALRGIDLSIESGEFISVMGPSGSGKSTCMNILGCLDTPTSGLYKFGGVEVSHMSRKQLATLRRFYLGFVFQGFNLLNRTTAVENVELPLIYRGIPPKKRKALARKALEQVGLAGREAHTPGELSGGQQQRVAIARAIATTPSVLFADEPTGNLDMAKSHEIMKLLKQLNREQKITVVMVTHESDMAAYSDRIIHFVDGQVADVENGHTPATKGGQDR from the coding sequence ATGGCTGACAAAAAACATGCGTTGATTTCCCTGACCCGGGTCACCAAGGTTTACGGCAGCAACGAAGCAAGGATCTTTGCGTTGCGCGGGATTGATCTGTCCATCGAATCCGGTGAATTTATTTCGGTGATGGGACCGTCAGGCTCGGGAAAATCCACCTGCATGAACATCTTGGGATGCCTGGACACCCCCACATCCGGCCTGTATAAGTTTGGCGGGGTTGAGGTCAGCCATATGAGCCGCAAACAGCTGGCCACCCTGCGTCGGTTTTACCTGGGCTTTGTATTCCAGGGATTCAACCTGCTGAACCGGACCACGGCCGTGGAGAATGTGGAACTGCCCCTGATATACAGAGGCATACCGCCTAAAAAACGCAAGGCACTGGCGCGCAAGGCACTTGAACAGGTGGGGCTTGCAGGGCGCGAGGCCCACACCCCCGGCGAACTGTCCGGGGGACAGCAGCAGCGGGTGGCCATTGCCCGAGCCATTGCCACCACCCCTTCGGTATTATTTGCCGACGAGCCCACGGGCAACCTGGACATGGCCAAAAGCCATGAAATCATGAAACTTTTAAAACAATTGAACCGAGAACAGAAAATCACCGTGGTCATGGTCACCCATGAATCAGATATGGCCGCTTACTCGGACCGGATCATTCACTTTGTGGACGGCCAGGTGGCAGACGTTGAAAACGGACATACCCCGGCAACCAAAGGAGGCCAGGACAGATGA
- a CDS encoding HAD-IC family P-type ATPase, with translation MNNISLKDLRSEAIDWHTLEPDRVFATLHSSEAGLSADQATERLRIHGPNLIRKTKHDGILRLMWRQINNSLIWVLLASGTLAILLGKMTDGLVVLSVVLINAVIGFIQEFKAGRAIEALSEMVPQNAVAIREGKNCTISASELVPGDVVLLAAGDSVAADMRLVSIKNLQVEEAALTGESVPVEKNTVSVSKRCRARRPYLHGLQRYPGHNGYGYSHGYGHRHGHGTRPYLRHARKYR, from the coding sequence GTGAACAATATATCCTTAAAAGACCTAAGATCTGAAGCCATTGACTGGCACACCCTGGAACCGGACAGGGTCTTTGCCACCCTGCACAGCAGCGAGGCCGGACTTTCTGCCGATCAGGCGACGGAGCGGCTGCGCATTCACGGTCCCAATCTGATCCGCAAGACAAAGCATGACGGGATACTCCGGCTTATGTGGCGTCAGATCAATAATTCCCTGATATGGGTCCTGCTCGCCTCCGGCACCTTGGCGATCTTGCTCGGTAAAATGACCGACGGTCTGGTGGTGCTCTCGGTGGTGCTGATTAACGCCGTTATCGGCTTCATCCAGGAATTCAAGGCCGGGAGGGCCATCGAGGCCCTTTCCGAGATGGTTCCGCAGAATGCCGTCGCTATCCGGGAGGGGAAAAATTGCACCATTTCCGCCTCTGAACTGGTGCCCGGCGATGTGGTACTCCTGGCGGCAGGCGACAGCGTAGCGGCGGATATGCGTCTGGTCAGCATCAAAAACCTGCAGGTGGAAGAGGCGGCCCTGACCGGCGAATCGGTGCCGGTTGAAAAAAACACCGTCTCGGTCAGCAAGCGATGCCGTGCTCGGCGACCGTACCTGCATGGTCTACAGCGGTACCCTGGTCACAACGGGTACGGCTACAGCCATGGTTACGGCCACCGGCATGGGCACGGAACTCGGCCGTATCTCCGACATGCTCGAAAGTACCGTTGA
- a CDS encoding transposase, which yields MAYYYNDSKGRMGTPIRTIVGIFIVLKFRLLSDRTVVNQVKENRYIQYFCNVSDEDLFTFMHHSNLSKLRKRFGIKGLETIDAVIFNLLRITKVIDNDSMLIDSTVLLNNIVYPTDIGLIFKAFKKMAQVAKHYHIPFWWDDRELKQLWREYNLNRKKSEIIPLFFEILLIFSSGLRTFEKIVQTLEGSDKDKEKALQLLELLILFQRQNEQKLAGERHIPNRIVSFDEPDARPIKKGKKHPDCEFGSTLQLSFNRQGFMVTTENFIGKPNDKTLWPETVRLFEQKMKGAPEYAIGDQGYRSRVNQKIPQGTPNIFLGKSSDVNEEEQDYCRKARSATEGFIAVAKKLRGFGLSLYRGIDGDRIWSLLCQIAYNLKKFLQLYNDEKISEESLMKLGLLG from the coding sequence TTGGCTTATTATTATAATGACAGCAAGGGGCGTATGGGTACTCCCATCCGGACGATCGTAGGGATTTTCATTGTTTTAAAATTCCGGTTACTCAGTGATCGGACGGTCGTTAATCAGGTCAAGGAAAACCGGTATATTCAATACTTTTGCAATGTCTCAGATGAAGATTTGTTTACTTTCATGCATCACAGCAACCTGAGCAAATTGCGAAAACGTTTTGGTATCAAGGGGCTTGAAACCATAGATGCCGTCATTTTCAATCTGTTGAGGATTACAAAAGTAATCGATAACGACAGTATGCTGATTGATTCCACTGTACTGCTCAACAATATTGTTTATCCAACAGATATCGGATTGATTTTCAAGGCGTTTAAAAAAATGGCGCAGGTTGCCAAACACTATCATATTCCCTTCTGGTGGGATGACCGGGAACTCAAACAACTATGGCGCGAATACAATTTAAATCGAAAAAAGAGTGAAATTATACCTCTATTTTTTGAAATTCTCTTAATATTTTCCAGTGGGTTGCGGACATTTGAAAAAATCGTTCAAACCCTTGAAGGTTCTGACAAGGACAAAGAAAAAGCTCTGCAACTTTTGGAACTCCTGATATTGTTTCAGCGCCAGAATGAACAGAAGCTTGCAGGAGAAAGACATATTCCAAACCGGATTGTATCCTTTGATGAACCGGATGCCCGACCGATCAAAAAAGGCAAAAAGCATCCAGACTGTGAATTTGGGAGTACGCTTCAGCTTTCATTCAACCGCCAAGGCTTTATGGTTACAACGGAAAATTTTATTGGCAAACCCAATGATAAAACCCTGTGGCCGGAGACAGTCCGATTGTTTGAACAAAAAATGAAAGGTGCTCCTGAATATGCCATCGGTGATCAAGGCTACCGCAGTCGGGTAAACCAAAAAATCCCCCAAGGCACCCCAAATATCTTCCTCGGCAAAAGTTCGGACGTTAACGAAGAAGAACAGGATTATTGCCGAAAAGCCCGGTCTGCAACGGAAGGCTTTATCGCAGTTGCAAAGAAACTTCGCGGCTTTGGCCTCAGTCTCTATCGGGGAATTGACGGGGACCGCATCTGGTCTCTTTTATGTCAGATTGCGTACAATTTGAAAAAGTTTCTTCAGCTCTACAATGATGAAAAAATCAGTGAAGAAAGTTTGATGAAACTCGGCTTACTGGGCTAA
- a CDS encoding FapA family protein codes for MANGFKQGKTVPLIGTLAVKNQFISEEQLQKALAQYNDDDNVEEKLKAYFLAENLISSRNIHRLAMAAKAVTIHQQEYRFGAIALAMGFVNKSVLDLALEEQKEQLEKGQKPRRIGDVMVEAGMITLKQRDEIFELLNRSCKPHDSANKSSAKTEPVVDAQVLGIEFFFDTDYLKTGGMDDYGNIDFKNRRPRPLVEKGTVLAEKIVGTTPQPGNDVYGNAEPAIGKTDDCFHVGAGAVLSEDGRKVLATVRGEPRITLAGLIVVHEEFDITGDIDNETGPVEFDGNIHATGSIKSGVRVCGVDITAQEVNNGIVEAGGDLIIARGINDARVYARGNVYAQSITNSEIVCMGDVFVKKKIVDSKIECSGACSVITGILVSSRVSAKMGLMARSINSGTAPPSKIRVGRDAFTARELEKNSVETERLEEIIQTLGKTKDTILKQAAGLKKQMVELDQVREQIQVQCREIESRTELPPGDRESLDGRFSGLRKNLKAVETKIQLYTAKIRDLAKQAAKIDQQISELVASKKALADEKKNLIHWSEHTPGKARVVVDGEIMPGTALMGLHSRFVSETQLCHVRITERPVTSDDGEKSQIFYQMQVDDF; via the coding sequence ATGGCAAATGGGTTTAAACAAGGTAAGACTGTTCCGCTGATCGGAACCCTGGCTGTTAAAAATCAATTCATCAGTGAGGAACAGTTGCAAAAGGCCCTTGCCCAATACAATGATGACGACAATGTAGAGGAAAAGCTCAAAGCATATTTTCTTGCCGAAAATCTGATTTCATCCCGGAATATCCACCGGCTGGCCATGGCAGCCAAGGCCGTTACCATCCATCAACAGGAATACCGGTTCGGTGCTATCGCGCTTGCCATGGGATTTGTTAATAAAAGCGTTTTGGATCTGGCCCTGGAGGAACAAAAGGAGCAGCTTGAAAAGGGGCAGAAACCCCGGCGCATCGGGGACGTGATGGTGGAAGCCGGCATGATCACACTAAAACAGCGGGATGAGATATTTGAACTTCTGAATCGGTCCTGCAAGCCGCACGACTCGGCCAACAAGTCGTCGGCAAAAACAGAGCCTGTGGTGGATGCCCAGGTTTTAGGCATAGAATTTTTTTTTGATACGGATTATTTGAAAACCGGTGGCATGGATGATTACGGCAATATTGATTTTAAAAACAGGCGTCCAAGGCCACTGGTGGAAAAAGGCACGGTGCTGGCCGAAAAAATTGTCGGGACCACGCCTCAGCCCGGCAACGATGTCTACGGCAATGCCGAGCCGGCGATAGGCAAAACAGATGATTGCTTTCATGTTGGTGCAGGCGCAGTGTTGTCTGAGGACGGTCGGAAAGTGCTGGCCACAGTACGGGGCGAACCCAGGATCACCCTGGCCGGGTTAATTGTTGTCCATGAGGAATTCGACATTACTGGGGATATTGACAATGAAACCGGACCTGTTGAATTTGACGGTAACATCCATGCTACCGGGAGTATAAAATCCGGCGTCAGGGTGTGCGGTGTTGATATTACCGCACAGGAAGTGAACAACGGTATCGTAGAAGCCGGTGGAGATCTGATCATTGCCCGTGGTATCAATGACGCCCGGGTCTACGCACGGGGCAATGTGTATGCCCAATCCATTACCAACAGCGAAATTGTCTGCATGGGTGATGTGTTTGTTAAAAAAAAGATTGTGGATTCAAAAATTGAATGCTCCGGGGCCTGTTCCGTCATCACCGGTATACTGGTTTCAAGCCGGGTGTCCGCTAAAATGGGGTTGATGGCCCGCAGTATAAATTCCGGAACAGCGCCGCCTTCCAAGATCAGAGTCGGACGTGACGCATTTACTGCCCGGGAACTGGAAAAAAACAGTGTCGAGACAGAGCGGTTGGAAGAAATAATCCAGACGCTTGGTAAGACGAAGGATACGATCCTCAAACAGGCTGCCGGTCTAAAAAAACAGATGGTCGAACTGGACCAGGTCAGGGAACAAATTCAGGTTCAATGCCGTGAAATTGAATCCCGAACGGAACTGCCCCCGGGTGACCGGGAGTCCCTGGACGGACGTTTTTCCGGACTCAGGAAAAATCTGAAAGCTGTGGAAACCAAAATTCAGTTGTATACGGCAAAAATCAGAGACCTTGCAAAACAGGCAGCAAAAATAGATCAACAGATCTCTGAACTGGTGGCGTCAAAAAAGGCCCTGGCTGATGAGAAAAAAAATTTGATTCACTGGTCGGAACATACCCCGGGAAAGGCCCGGGTTGTTGTGGACGGCGAAATAATGCCCGGCACTGCCTTAATGGGGCTGCACAGCAGATTTGTGTCTGAGACTCAACTTTGTCATGTCAGGATCACGGAACGTCCTGTTACATCTGATGACGGGGAAAAGTCCCAGATCTTTTACCAGATGCAGGTGGATGATTTTTAA
- the ispH gene encoding 4-hydroxy-3-methylbut-2-enyl diphosphate reductase, whose amino-acid sequence MKISIAKTAGFCMGVRRAVDMVLDASNKAKEPIYTYGPLIHNPQVLEMLESKQIFRMDTIPESGKGIVLIRAHGVPPQDEKALADAGFTVINATCPRVVRVQVIIDKYSKKGYDTIILGDEKHPEVIGLLGYARDKGHTVTSLDQLKALPQFEKAVVVAQTTQNTKIFADIQAWCRKNVPHYEIFNTICDSTEKRQDEVRELAGTHDAVIVVGGKFSGNTKRLAQVAAETGKPSMHIEQASEIDYESIANAQSIAITAGASTPNWIINDTCSSVEQAFRKKQPGRGKIMAVMNVLMKTNILLAAGAACLTLGSAMISGGQHPGIPALIAMFYILSMQIMNNMMTIGSDTYNKPDRAALYKQNKGWLLLVAFLSGAIGLYLAWTRGGGYFAVLLIMMLLGMSYTRTIFPSFSSGHKIYRLKDVPGSKTILIAVAWGMVTSLMPGLSLKANPGLTLIAFIFVTGLAFARTAFMDILAVQGDRIAGRETLPILLGKKKSLKYVQYALVATILISLISSVWVSPVVCGLALIPVGMLVLTFRYKKDNDISANFYEFWFEFPLLLAGIIAAFG is encoded by the coding sequence ATGAAAATTTCAATTGCTAAAACAGCCGGATTCTGTATGGGTGTCCGCCGGGCCGTGGACATGGTGCTGGATGCATCCAATAAGGCCAAGGAACCCATTTATACGTATGGCCCTTTAATTCATAATCCCCAGGTCCTGGAGATGCTGGAAAGTAAACAGATTTTTCGGATGGACACCATTCCTGAATCCGGGAAAGGCATTGTGCTCATTCGGGCCCACGGGGTGCCGCCCCAGGATGAAAAAGCCCTGGCTGATGCCGGATTCACCGTGATTAACGCCACTTGCCCCCGGGTGGTACGGGTCCAGGTGATCATCGACAAATATTCAAAAAAGGGCTATGACACCATTATCCTTGGCGATGAAAAGCATCCCGAGGTGATCGGTCTTTTAGGATATGCCCGGGATAAAGGGCATACCGTCACCAGTTTGGATCAACTGAAAGCACTTCCCCAGTTTGAAAAGGCCGTGGTGGTGGCCCAGACCACACAGAATACCAAAATTTTTGCGGATATCCAGGCTTGGTGCCGCAAAAATGTCCCCCATTACGAAATTTTTAACACCATCTGCGATTCCACGGAAAAGCGTCAGGATGAAGTCAGGGAATTGGCCGGGACCCATGACGCCGTTATTGTTGTGGGAGGAAAATTTTCCGGAAATACAAAGCGCCTGGCCCAGGTGGCGGCGGAAACCGGTAAACCGTCCATGCACATTGAACAGGCCTCTGAAATCGACTATGAATCCATTGCCAATGCACAATCCATTGCCATCACCGCAGGGGCTTCTACACCTAACTGGATTATCAATGACACCTGCAGCAGTGTGGAACAGGCATTCAGGAAAAAACAACCCGGGCGAGGAAAAATTATGGCCGTGATGAATGTGTTGATGAAGACCAACATTCTCCTGGCCGCAGGTGCCGCCTGCCTGACCCTGGGATCAGCCATGATTTCCGGCGGACAACATCCGGGCATACCAGCGCTTATTGCCATGTTTTATATTCTTTCCATGCAGATTATGAACAACATGATGACCATTGGGTCCGATACCTACAACAAACCAGACCGGGCAGCCCTTTATAAGCAAAACAAGGGATGGCTTTTGCTTGTGGCGTTTTTGTCCGGTGCCATTGGGCTTTACCTTGCATGGACAAGGGGAGGGGGTTACTTTGCTGTGCTGCTTATCATGATGCTGTTAGGCATGTCATATACCCGTACCATTTTCCCCTCTTTTTCCTCTGGACATAAAATTTACCGGCTTAAGGATGTGCCGGGATCAAAAACCATTCTTATTGCAGTGGCGTGGGGTATGGTTACGAGTCTAATGCCCGGATTAAGCCTTAAGGCAAACCCGGGACTGACCCTGATTGCCTTTATTTTTGTCACGGGATTAGCCTTTGCCAGGACAGCCTTCATGGATATCCTGGCTGTCCAGGGTGACAGAATTGCAGGCCGGGAAACCCTTCCCATTCTTCTGGGTAAAAAGAAAAGCCTCAAATATGTTCAATATGCCCTTGTGGCCACAATACTCATTTCTTTAATTTCGTCTGTCTGGGTATCCCCTGTTGTCTGTGGGCTTGCCCTGATACCAGTTGGCATGCTCGTATTGACCTTCCGGTATAAAAAAGATAATGACATTTCCGCAAATTTTTATGAATTTTGGTTCGAGTTTCCCTTGCTGCTTGCCGGCATCATTGCCGCTTTCGGCTGA
- a CDS encoding ABC transporter permease translates to MIWNTFILALRGIRRNLMRSVLTILGIIIGVAAVITLVTIGNGTTAQVTQQIAAMGTNVLLIRPGQRHGPGGAPRAPSFSVKDVQAIERQVYDLAGVAPAVSASAVAVVGNQNWSTSITGTTNDFFTVRNWTIKAGRTFTENEIRAGRTVCVVGDTIRENLFGDGDPVGQKLRLGKVSCQIVGLLGAKGNSSMGHDQDDCVIMPMKAVQRRFSGNKDIPFIQVAVKSDASTTTASTAIQVLLRKRRRLSDNEEDNFRIMDTKELATMLTSTTKTMTALLGAVAAVSLLVGGIGIMNIMLVSVTERTREIGIRLAIGAYEHEVLLQFLVESVVLSSFGGIFGIILALAATFGATKMLAIPFVPDISIIIIAFFFSAAVGVVFGYFPALKAARMDPIDALRHE, encoded by the coding sequence ATGATCTGGAATACCTTCATCCTGGCATTGCGGGGCATCCGGCGTAATCTTATGCGCTCGGTGCTCACCATTTTAGGTATTATCATCGGCGTGGCCGCCGTGATCACCCTGGTGACCATCGGCAACGGCACCACGGCCCAGGTAACCCAACAGATTGCCGCCATGGGCACCAATGTACTGCTCATCCGCCCGGGCCAGCGCCACGGGCCCGGCGGAGCCCCCAGGGCCCCGAGTTTTTCAGTCAAAGATGTCCAGGCCATTGAACGGCAGGTTTATGATCTGGCAGGTGTGGCTCCGGCCGTATCCGCATCTGCCGTGGCCGTGGTAGGCAACCAGAACTGGAGCACCAGCATTACCGGCACCACCAACGATTTTTTTACGGTCCGCAACTGGACCATAAAAGCCGGCCGAACCTTTACCGAAAATGAAATCAGAGCCGGACGCACCGTTTGTGTGGTGGGGGATACCATCAGGGAAAACTTGTTTGGTGACGGGGACCCTGTGGGACAAAAACTTCGACTCGGCAAGGTATCTTGTCAGATCGTAGGCCTTTTAGGGGCCAAGGGCAATTCCTCCATGGGACACGACCAGGATGATTGTGTGATCATGCCCATGAAAGCGGTCCAGCGCCGTTTTTCCGGTAACAAGGACATCCCCTTTATCCAGGTGGCAGTAAAAAGTGATGCCTCCACCACCACGGCATCTACCGCCATCCAAGTCCTTTTAAGAAAACGCCGGCGCCTATCCGACAATGAAGAGGACAATTTCAGAATCATGGACACCAAGGAGCTTGCCACCATGCTCACCTCCACGACCAAAACCATGACCGCTCTTCTCGGTGCGGTGGCTGCAGTGAGTCTTCTGGTCGGGGGCATCGGTATCATGAATATCATGTTGGTGTCCGTGACCGAGCGTACCCGGGAAATCGGCATCCGCTTAGCCATCGGCGCCTATGAGCATGAAGTGCTGCTCCAGTTTTTAGTGGAATCCGTGGTGCTCTCATCATTTGGTGGGATTTTCGGCATTATCCTGGCCCTGGCAGCAACCTTTGGCGCCACAAAAATGCTGGCGATCCCCTTTGTCCCGGATATCTCCATCATCATTATTGCGTTTTTCTTCTCCGCAGCTGTGGGCGTGGTGTTTGGGTATTTCCCGGCCTTGAAGGCGGCCCGCATGGATCCCATTGATGCTTTGCGGCATGAATAA
- a CDS encoding type II toxin-antitoxin system RelE/ParE family toxin, producing MIKSFKHKGLRKFFETGSLSGIQASHKQKLRMRLIALDTATCIEDMNAPGWRLHSLKGDRQGLWAIDVNRNWRVVFEFKDGNAYVVDYEDYH from the coding sequence ATGATAAAATCTTTTAAGCACAAAGGGTTACGAAAATTCTTTGAGACCGGTAGCCTTTCTGGAATTCAAGCCAGTCATAAACAAAAACTGAGAATGCGCTTAATTGCACTTGATACCGCCACATGTATTGAAGATATGAATGCCCCAGGTTGGCGACTTCACAGCTTAAAAGGTGATCGTCAAGGGTTGTGGGCGATTGATGTAAACCGCAACTGGCGAGTCGTTTTTGAATTCAAAGATGGCAACGCCTATGTTGTAGACTATGAGGATTATCACTAA
- a CDS encoding HigA family addiction module antitoxin — MAMYNPPHPGEFIQEVYLEPLGVSPRSVALRLKVSPSTFARILKGQSSISPAMALRLAKCLGRTPESWLHMQDSYDLWHAKQNIDLSEIEPIEVQA, encoded by the coding sequence ATGGCTATGTATAACCCTCCCCATCCAGGGGAATTTATTCAAGAGGTTTATTTGGAACCACTGGGGGTTTCACCCCGTAGTGTGGCATTACGGCTTAAAGTATCTCCTTCAACATTCGCAAGGATACTAAAAGGGCAAAGCTCGATAAGTCCAGCAATGGCTCTTCGTTTAGCAAAATGCTTAGGCCGGACTCCTGAAAGCTGGCTTCATATGCAGGACAGCTATGATCTTTGGCATGCAAAGCAAAATATTGATCTTTCAGAGATAGAACCCATTGAAGTTCAAGCGTAA
- a CDS encoding HAD-IC family P-type ATPase yields MVYSGTLVTTGTATAMVTATGMGTELGRISDMLESTVDLETPLTKKLDEVSTYITIAISVISVVILAIGVKRALDIAIPLGNALKETLIFAIALAVGAIPEGLPAVVTIALAIGVQRMARRNAIIRKLPAVETLGSTTVICSDKTGTLTCNEMTVTELRTLQINCRISGNGYDPQGTFTIEGRNVVHLPEDIKDLLTKASLCNDATLHQDSTGWNITGDPTEAALLVAAAKAGISIENANTRFPRLDSIPFSSENQYMATLHGGAEKTIVLKGAPEVILSRCHVAGQATDDTQQIMTEINRMGTQGMRVLAMAGKQMDQAAPDTLSPDSVAQGFTFLGLIGMIDPPRIEAIEAIKACHQAGIEVKMITGDHRTTALAIGTEINLAGSGQVVTGVELATMDAATLQQTALTTNIFARVAPEHKLRLVRALQKERHIVAMTGDGVNDAPSLKQANIGVAMGITGTAVSKESADIVLADDNFASISAAVEEGRRVYDNLIKSLAFLLPTNLGLALILIYAIMFFPFDPVSKVLLLPMLPTQLLWINLVAAVALALPLAFEVKEPDIMHRPPRNPDAPLFTGFVIFRVVTVSLLMTAGTIVLFTMEYRQELSASIAEPLVLAKTQTMAVTFVIMFQIFYMIHCRSLKDSLLKIGFFSNPTVFWGIGVVLALQGLFVYLPLMQQVFNTAPLSLTEIGLTTAAAFIIFPAVSLEKWVRSLLRRSLKAGA; encoded by the coding sequence ATGGTCTACAGCGGTACCCTGGTCACAACGGGTACGGCTACAGCCATGGTTACGGCCACCGGCATGGGCACGGAACTCGGCCGTATCTCCGACATGCTCGAAAGTACCGTTGATCTGGAAACGCCGCTTACCAAAAAACTGGATGAGGTCAGCACCTACATTACCATTGCGATCTCCGTCATTTCAGTGGTGATCCTGGCTATCGGCGTAAAACGGGCCCTGGATATCGCCATTCCGCTGGGTAACGCCCTGAAAGAAACCCTTATTTTTGCCATAGCACTGGCGGTCGGGGCCATCCCCGAGGGCTTGCCTGCGGTGGTGACCATTGCCCTGGCCATCGGGGTGCAGCGCATGGCACGACGAAACGCAATTATCCGCAAACTGCCCGCAGTGGAAACCCTGGGCAGCACCACCGTGATCTGTTCCGACAAAACCGGCACACTGACCTGCAACGAGATGACCGTAACCGAATTGCGGACCCTGCAGATCAATTGCCGGATCAGCGGCAACGGTTACGATCCACAGGGCACTTTCACCATCGAGGGCCGGAACGTGGTCCACCTGCCCGAAGATATCAAGGATCTGCTGACTAAGGCGAGCCTGTGCAACGATGCCACCCTGCATCAAGATTCAACCGGGTGGAATATCACCGGCGATCCGACCGAGGCAGCCCTCCTGGTTGCCGCCGCCAAAGCCGGAATCTCCATTGAGAATGCCAACACCCGCTTTCCCCGCCTCGACAGCATACCGTTTTCATCGGAAAACCAGTATATGGCCACCCTGCATGGTGGTGCCGAAAAAACCATTGTCCTCAAGGGGGCGCCCGAGGTTATTCTAAGCCGGTGCCATGTGGCAGGACAGGCCACGGATGATACGCAACAGATCATGACGGAGATCAACCGCATGGGCACCCAGGGCATGCGGGTGCTGGCCATGGCCGGCAAACAGATGGACCAGGCCGCACCCGATACACTCTCGCCTGATTCGGTGGCGCAGGGGTTTACCTTTCTGGGCCTGATCGGCATGATTGATCCACCGCGCATTGAGGCGATTGAAGCCATCAAGGCCTGCCATCAGGCCGGAATCGAGGTGAAAATGATCACCGGCGATCACCGCACCACAGCCCTTGCCATCGGTACGGAGATCAACCTGGCAGGTAGCGGCCAGGTCGTTACCGGCGTGGAATTGGCAACCATGGATGCGGCAACCCTGCAACAGACGGCGCTGACCACCAACATTTTTGCCCGGGTAGCCCCGGAACATAAGCTCCGCCTGGTGCGTGCCTTGCAAAAAGAACGGCATATCGTCGCCATGACCGGTGACGGGGTCAACGATGCGCCATCGCTAAAGCAGGCCAATATCGGCGTGGCCATGGGCATTACCGGTACGGCGGTGTCCAAGGAATCGGCGGATATCGTTCTGGCGGACGATAATTTTGCCAGTATCAGCGCGGCGGTGGAGGAAGGAAGACGGGTCTACGACAATCTAATCAAATCGCTGGCCTTTTTATTGCCCACCAATCTCGGCCTGGCGTTGATCCTGATTTACGCCATCATGTTCTTTCCCTTTGACCCGGTGAGCAAGGTGCTGTTGCTGCCCATGTTGCCGACCCAGCTGCTCTGGATCAATTTGGTTGCGGCGGTCGCCCTGGCCCTGCCCCTGGCCTTTGAAGTCAAGGAACCGGATATTATGCATCGACCGCCTCGCAATCCGGACGCGCCCTTGTTTACCGGTTTTGTGATCTTCCGGGTGGTAACGGTATCCCTGCTGATGACCGCCGGCACGATTGTGCTCTTTACCATGGAATATCGACAGGAACTATCCGCAAGCATTGCTGAACCACTGGTCCTGGCCAAGACCCAGACCATGGCTGTGACCTTTGTCATTATGTTCCAGATTTTTTACATGATCCACTGCCGATCGCTGAAAGACAGTCTGCTGAAAATCGGATTCTTCAGCAATCCCACCGTATTCTGGGGAATTGGCGTGGTTCTTGCCCTGCAGGGCCTGTTTGTTTACCTGCCCTTGATGCAACAGGTCTTCAACACAGCACCCCTGTCGCTAACCGAAATCGGGCTGACCACTGCTGCGGCGTTCATTATTTTTCCGGCAGTGTCCCTGGAAAAATGGGTTCGTTCCTTGTTGCGGCGTTCGCTGAAAGCCGGTGCCTGA